The region CTCGGAATAATGtgaaatatgaagaaataAGCCAATTTTCAAACCTGGTTGTTGACAATGACAGCGACCTCTTCCGGGATTCTGTCACTATAACGCGGTATTGGACTCAATACTCGACGATGTATTGCGCAATGACCGTGTCACATGAACAACACATGACTTCGTTGTatcagaaaaatagaaaatacttACTACTGATAAACTGAGTAAATATCACCTGCTTGGACGCAATCTAGcttcaataaatattcatataatcatATGAGCTTGTGTCTTCCAGCCACACTTTGTGATTTGCTGTACACGCTATATACGACACATTTTCTACCGAGAATAGTTGTGACAGGAATAACCctagtaataataaatatttcggattttgatatttttgtaacTTTTAAGCATTTTTAGATGATGTCACgcatttattttggaatctaTGCGTTGTTCGGTTTCATAAGCCTTGCTCAATGCTGTGATCATCCGCCTTCTTTGTGGTGTTCATCGGAAAATATTGCCCGTCAATGTCAGGTTTGTTGTCGTCGATCTTACATTAGTTTCTTCCCGCCCGTGGTTAATCGAGATCATATATcttcattattaattttttgcAGGTTGAAGAACAGTGCAGAAAATGGAAGTTCTACGCTGGGCGAGTTGAACCAGTTCAATTTACGTTGTACTTCGAATCGTTGTGTCCCGACTGTAAACAGTTTGTTACAAATCAGTTATACCCGACTTGGATGGAAATAGGTGAAATAATGAATCTAACTTTGATTCCTTACGGAAATGCTGAGGTAATTTGTTAATCCTGAACAAATTCGAATCGTAGCTTAAAGATAGAATTTCGTTCTTTttataattgataatgaaattcttttttattagGAAAGAAAAGCTGGTAATAATTGGGTTTTTGATTGTCAACACGGTAAATTAGAATGTTATGGTAACATAGTGGAGGTAAGGACAATCATGTGATATGAAAAAGAGAGATTAATCATGTCATTGTCATTGTTACTCTGTAAAAATCGGATTTTTGTGAATACAGTATTTCTATTATGATTGCAGACTTGTGCTATTTAtttactgaaaaatatcaaagttTATTTCCCGTTAATTCACTGCATTGAACAGTCACAGTCAACAGACATAGAAACTGTGATTAAACAGgtaaattattatcaaattattatcTGGTTatgtaattcatcatctttctATAGTAAACTTGAAAACTGGTAAATAGTCATTTACCTGAATAAGCTACCATGCACTAGTAATAGTAAGCATgtattttaaatgaaatccaTTTAACCTTCAAAGTAAGTGTACCAGTCTTCACATGGTTTGGCATCGGTTAACATGAAAACTTCTACCGTAATTTGTAGGttaatttaattttgtcaGACATATGAGCTTTTGCTTCTAGTGCATAGTGTATGTAGCTTCATCGGGTAAACGACCATTTACCTAATGAAGACAGTATGCACTTCATTGCTATACAGCTTCTCTCCAACTTATCTTTTCATAGTGTGCATCAACACATCATGTAGACTACAATTCACTGTTGAAATGTGCAAATTCATCCATTGGAAATCATCTAGAACATGAAATGGCTTTGAAAACGGATGCCTTGAATCCGCCACATACATTTGTACCTTGGGTTACACTGAATGGGGTATGTAAAGTATATACATCATACATTCTATCTGTTAAAAAAGTTTCATGTTTTCATATCGCTTTATCTATTCGTTTCAGGTTCATACTGATGAGATCCAGAAAAAAGCTGAAACCAATCTGTTGGAATTAATATGTGATAGTTACAAGGTAATCAAATGATATGACTGTATTTGTTAAGAAAAACAACTTAGTTTTGAACTTATATTTTCGAACCAATGACTAATTCTGAATTTGGTTTTTCCTTGCAGGGACCTAAACCAAACGCTTGTACAAAACATATctataaaaaatgtttgagACCACAGAAATAATTCCTACGACGAgtgatttattcatatttagttgatgattttgatgaatataaaccatacttaataaaataatgatgtcataatatttcttgtatttatttataaGCTTTAATATTTAATGCGTCTGATTGTGAatcatga is a window of Tubulanus polymorphus chromosome 2, tnTubPoly1.2, whole genome shotgun sequence DNA encoding:
- the LOC141898585 gene encoding gamma-interferon-inducible lysosomal thiol reductase-like; the protein is MMSRIYFGIYALFGFISLAQCCDHPPSLWCSSENIARQCQVEEQCRKWKFYAGRVEPVQFTLYFESLCPDCKQFVTNQLYPTWMEIGEIMNLTLIPYGNAEERKAGNNWVFDCQHGKLECYGNIVETCAIYLLKNIKVYFPLIHCIEQSQSTDIETVIKQCASTHHVDYNSLLKCANSSIGNHLEHEMALKTDALNPPHTFVPWVTLNGVHTDEIQKKAETNLLELICDSYKGPKPNACTKHIYKKCLRPQK